From Deltaproteobacteria bacterium, one genomic window encodes:
- a CDS encoding Ig-like domain-containing protein yields the protein MTPRRLVVFTALSLALTISTIARAQTVTLAPVGDTYLRSGSANQNQGSDTILRVQQSGNNRALVRFDQAAIATAVGSGTVASATLELYVQTNANNWGTTGRSVDALRLTADWTELGATWNCRIDSNTGNSSADCSSQWNGGSFATTATASKLHANTLTGWVQFDVTADVRAFLTGTLNYGWVIKKTDESQNGQVDYTSRQGTAGNAPRLVLVVESPQIDQVPPTVQITQPDFPVVFNNATPTIGVSYSDGGSGLNLSSLLVKVDGAAVGGCAVAASTATCTPAALTAGTHAITAEIRDIAGNLASTSYEFELFLGSGPASVTLPVRWDTYLRQGSANQNQGAESVLRIQDSGNNRALLTFDQAALFDTFGDTPLSSATLEVYIEDNANNWGTAGRSVGVYRVDDEWSELGATWNCPDDTDSTNSQPDCNPQWSGATFEATATDGVVHTNGLMGWIQFNITADVRAFRNGTANFGWLIKKTNEGDSGQVSYTAREGTGAHAPRLVLVFDPAAPDDIAPRLSITAPSLPVIINETHPAISVAYDDAGGLNLASFHVDVDGNDITAGCTVGPAAATCTAPTLAAGTHTITTLIRDLAGNLASATGGFVLLLGTPAQTVTLPATADTYLRHGAPNQNQGEQSFLRVKASGRNRALVGFDANTILSALGTNPATSAILELYIERNGHNWGPDGRTVDVHRLTGDWSELGATWHCASDSNTGNSQPDCATQWEGAAFAPTASATVLHTRGLMGWIQFDVTADINAFRSGTQDFGWIVKKTNEKLAGLVKYTSRNGTAGFGPRLVIAFPAGTPTITATSAATATHTATLTPTATPTHTPTATLSETPTTLATPTDTTAPPPHTATPVLTTTLTPQPTHTASPLPTDTPIPTETPRPTFTPTPLPIDTSTPIPTDTPTAAHTATDTATATETPTPTDTATATATFTPRPGVAVGGVFDDSIAQPLEGASARAVSDESPVTSTNHDGGYNLPPLPPGDTLIELAKPGYTRNLRRVELSAHSAARVRDARLTPLNVPVQIGSAGGTVTASSIELVIQSVTPNPEPPAPSAVRLTPLSPQGLIYPAPLGWSVLLGIDFAVAPGPGVQGLGAGTLRVPLAILDSVSPASITVAVWDDTTQQWLGGPIPTVDASSLAVAISDQASAISQIAFLVADSTPAAPPVAIQGQPLQGVDSSQVNADSGTIVADPPVIVAGTNGHAIVLTQVHSAAQLPSGTLLEAALRERYDLRDGSRVLGTSSRQDLSGYQISPMADRRSPMAGTLGAYFQLTPSRDFALSKLRDGRVDIEIGLPQSGNGANLIDPNGGEVSGPGGVRLVIPPNAVNGPTAITLSPVAPASLPVNVGCISGGAGVRACDPPIGAFQLDVSGTLDPLAAYQLSFGTSLTDGQRFALGRLATSDQRSALIFAALAHSENGLIVLDACPPGLSACLDGLTGSGTYAVFALPTDIALVTGTVADATGPRGGVAVQAYPNCPLPTADCPPFPVISITDMSGRYALPVLVGVTSTITVRDHEHDLSGSVSATPIPDPQSPIPVLSADIELIATGPEVIAIDPPNHASNVRLGATITVRFSKPVDAATLTADSVQLLSVESRVTNTSHVRLSLSTDGTQLLITPTDLLAPNTLYRLQLSTAITDLHGAPLTANNLTTNNLVFDFTTAAVFRADALPPNTLRVSLPADDQGNNLSVGQTGRVFVCGGAQLALPGSAVTILNDATGETFTAVATDRDGFSGSAFCDTLFPGRCDTTQPGTFCAVFDAVVGDRIKVQVEDVLRNTVTLDAGNMRDERTGATAIGSAGGVVSFPADLRYQALIPDGAFADTTIITLTPIEANPTIARKLALDDPNHPEFAALTNPDLGQHFQLLSGVRVDLDPPDTKAQRNYDVSVPAPADATADDQYLALQVISFRTDATGRPRYELTTIDTANFDATNHLVVTDPGLFQGLTIGGTFGLIRAKECIAYLKGWTAIEDYVTPALVAGTFGQVLIVVPIFISEPVTHTVPVPCNTPINGLTLYDVADHVLDDGCGCSAGPAPSSPPPNQPGGQCTLPVNGVGFSNCTLSTSHAPPVLQTSTVQPNDENVDPLTSPQVTFGQPVQIPAPLVLKDANGNPVRGHVEPSAHNTTLTFVPEIRLHYDTTYTLDLSGVHSMSGDPLPTTTITFTTFKPVRLHTIPDIDARDIAWLDPTTLPGVSPCTDLIAVAEGDAYKLDFERGVAIYDVTDLSTTPPRVAEVATSGLDRALKFTAGPPVQPINVAQAYPGPFLMSVDGAGGRCTQNQNGQTNCPDRFGAWRLWDLSTFPTITPVATRLLNLSDQAMDRLSGVDSPLSPPTGYTDLSHLYAWVPKEVGLPVAVASFGTAAVYVANEPFIGLQLLVPSEMDARPLTDVQVRGTFHGTADPNVSVPIRAVDTLSDPDTTKSLVVAVEQDGSADKLVLLDPGLDTSKTFDDMALPPGGHPLAVRALKHWPTRLDPTQAMTVARDLAVVPCEASSLCVIPVNAANTPQVGPPLPAGFDNTGATLAPGLTSGIGKIKTPGTPRGIAEDPATQLLFVADGTTGLAIIDLSVPGGSRDDDNDGIDDRVLGRVNLGGARATAVVVYRDRAGGMVAAVATGAGGVHFVQVSPTDHVILSSAVTPCSPGATNCPNGQSHQASRAHRSLAGSNGSTSANDIAACSTFTMIDAQYRSYRDKFTAAMQPGGSVPNDLVTTLINDVPRLGDATRAMDGAVADGLSRLVLRQELPGDSNVKHVKFTLSATTQLYSNHHDKHSPFGSLSIDGFPSSATTVLTVDTQPGPPPTNRLVAVAVYTPPTLLPFTPGASQPATVDLKLTAEADGIEVSSTTLRLVRPPLLVLHGLFSSAAAIQGTTLPQTLGDNGILFVLPDYSNRHISGVDAVFNVLPTAVADLAAKFRAGHGDQALAKGSNSQGRKAVTDEKIAMTKPDLLAHSLGGVLARWYTTDTIAGPPPGPGVTAPAPLARAIHYPANSSINPDGTVPALPPMLPTGEGGYGSITLRRDDEKTRYQRPDNFWQGDFGRVVTIGSPLRGSPFANGVTHYVCSPDVRELCFAHLPTFHPERLYVYNRATSDARQRGDAGAAIYDLATGSTTYSRFSADSDPVRVHAIATTAPSASSVGNFLVGSANFCPGFDNTTSDGVVALQSQIANLGSNHYSPFPLAAEHTGQPDNKKVHARAVDVLVDTPPSQGPNPDPLTYYFEDKFPGDGCFPLQCGTGVAACQPH from the coding sequence GTGACGCCGAGACGACTGGTTGTCTTCACCGCCCTCAGCTTGGCGCTCACGATCAGCACCATCGCCCGCGCCCAGACTGTGACGCTCGCACCCGTCGGCGACACGTACCTCCGCAGCGGCAGCGCGAATCAGAACCAAGGTAGCGATACCATTCTGCGCGTCCAGCAAAGCGGGAACAACCGCGCCCTCGTGCGCTTCGATCAGGCCGCCATTGCCACCGCCGTCGGCAGCGGTACGGTCGCCTCCGCCACCCTCGAATTGTACGTCCAGACCAACGCCAACAACTGGGGTACCACCGGCCGCTCCGTCGACGCGCTCCGGCTCACCGCCGACTGGACCGAGCTCGGTGCGACTTGGAACTGCCGCATCGACAGCAACACTGGCAACTCGTCGGCTGACTGTTCGTCTCAATGGAACGGCGGCAGCTTCGCTACAACGGCCACTGCCAGCAAACTGCATGCGAACACTCTGACCGGCTGGGTTCAGTTCGACGTCACGGCCGACGTGCGCGCCTTTCTCACCGGTACGCTCAACTACGGCTGGGTGATCAAGAAGACCGATGAGAGTCAGAACGGTCAGGTCGACTACACCTCGCGCCAAGGCACCGCCGGCAACGCGCCACGGCTGGTCCTGGTTGTCGAGAGCCCGCAGATCGATCAAGTCCCACCGACGGTGCAGATCACGCAACCCGACTTTCCGGTGGTGTTCAACAACGCGACCCCCACCATCGGCGTCAGCTACAGCGATGGTGGCTCGGGCCTCAACCTCAGCAGTCTGCTCGTCAAGGTGGATGGCGCCGCCGTCGGTGGCTGCGCGGTGGCGGCGAGCACGGCGACGTGTACGCCGGCGGCGCTGACAGCCGGCACCCACGCGATCACCGCCGAGATCCGCGACATCGCCGGCAACCTCGCCAGCACCAGCTACGAGTTCGAGTTGTTTCTCGGCAGCGGTCCGGCGTCGGTGACGCTGCCGGTGCGCTGGGACACTTACCTCAGGCAGGGCAGCGCGAACCAGAACCAAGGTGCGGAGAGCGTCCTGCGCATTCAAGACAGCGGCAACAATCGCGCGCTGCTCACGTTCGATCAGGCGGCGCTGTTCGACACCTTTGGCGATACCCCCCTCAGCTCGGCTACGCTGGAAGTCTACATCGAAGACAACGCCAACAATTGGGGTACCGCCGGGCGCTCGGTCGGCGTGTATCGCGTCGATGACGAGTGGAGCGAGTTGGGCGCAACCTGGAATTGCCCCGACGACACCGACAGCACCAACTCGCAACCCGACTGCAATCCGCAGTGGAGTGGCGCGACCTTCGAGGCGACCGCGACCGATGGCGTCGTACACACCAACGGGTTGATGGGATGGATACAGTTCAACATCACTGCCGATGTGCGCGCGTTCCGCAACGGCACGGCGAACTTCGGCTGGCTGATCAAGAAAACAAACGAGGGTGACTCCGGGCAAGTCTCGTACACGGCGCGCGAAGGCACCGGCGCGCACGCTCCGCGGCTGGTGCTGGTGTTCGATCCGGCAGCGCCCGACGACATCGCGCCGCGCCTCAGCATCACTGCCCCGAGTCTGCCGGTGATCATCAACGAAACGCACCCCGCTATCAGCGTCGCGTACGACGACGCTGGCGGCCTGAATCTCGCTAGCTTCCACGTCGATGTCGATGGCAATGACATCACGGCCGGCTGCACGGTTGGTCCGGCGGCGGCGACCTGCACTGCGCCGACGCTGGCGGCCGGGACGCACACGATCACCACGCTGATTCGCGACCTCGCCGGCAACCTCGCCAGCGCCACCGGCGGCTTCGTGCTGCTACTCGGCACGCCCGCGCAAACCGTTACGCTCCCCGCCACGGCAGACACGTACTTGCGCCACGGCGCGCCCAATCAGAATCAGGGCGAGCAGAGCTTTCTGCGGGTCAAGGCGAGTGGCCGTAACCGCGCGCTGGTAGGCTTCGATGCGAACACCATCTTGAGCGCGCTCGGCACCAACCCCGCGACCTCGGCGATCCTCGAATTGTACATCGAGCGCAACGGCCACAACTGGGGACCGGATGGCCGCACGGTCGACGTGCACCGGCTCACCGGCGATTGGTCGGAGTTGGGCGCCACGTGGCATTGCGCGTCCGACAGCAACACCGGCAACTCGCAACCCGACTGTGCGACCCAGTGGGAGGGCGCGGCGTTCGCACCGACCGCCTCTGCCACCGTGCTGCACACGCGCGGGCTGATGGGTTGGATTCAGTTCGACGTCACCGCCGACATCAACGCGTTCCGCAGCGGCACACAAGACTTCGGCTGGATCGTCAAGAAGACCAACGAGAAGCTCGCCGGCTTGGTGAAGTACACATCGCGAAACGGCACCGCCGGCTTCGGCCCGCGCCTGGTGATCGCGTTCCCCGCCGGCACGCCGACGATCACCGCGACCAGCGCGGCGACTGCCACGCACACCGCGACGCTGACGCCGACGGCGACGCCGACGCACACACCCACCGCAACCCTGAGTGAGACGCCGACCACGCTTGCCACGCCGACCGACACCACGGCCCCGCCGCCGCATACCGCGACGCCGGTGCTGACGACGACGCTCACGCCGCAACCGACGCACACCGCGTCTCCTCTGCCGACCGACACGCCGATCCCGACCGAGACGCCACGGCCGACCTTCACCCCGACGCCGTTGCCGATCGACACTTCCACGCCAATCCCGACCGATACACCGACGGCGGCGCACACCGCGACCGACACCGCCACCGCAACGGAAACACCCACACCGACTGACACCGCGACGGCCACGGCGACCTTCACGCCACGACCCGGTGTGGCGGTCGGCGGAGTGTTCGACGATAGCATCGCGCAACCACTCGAAGGTGCATCGGCGCGCGCCGTCTCCGACGAGTCACCAGTCACGAGCACGAATCACGATGGTGGCTACAACCTGCCGCCGCTACCGCCAGGGGACACGCTGATCGAACTCGCCAAGCCGGGCTACACGCGCAACCTGCGTCGCGTCGAGCTGAGCGCACACAGCGCCGCGCGCGTCCGCGACGCGCGCCTGACTCCGCTCAACGTACCGGTGCAAATCGGCAGCGCCGGCGGCACGGTGACTGCGTCGTCCATCGAATTGGTGATCCAGTCCGTAACCCCCAACCCCGAACCCCCAGCCCCTTCCGCGGTTCGCCTCACGCCGCTCAGCCCGCAGGGACTCATCTACCCCGCCCCGCTCGGCTGGAGCGTCCTGCTCGGGATCGATTTTGCGGTCGCTCCAGGGCCTGGGGTTCAGGGGTTGGGGGCTGGTACCTTGCGGGTGCCACTTGCGATCCTCGATAGTGTATCGCCCGCGTCCATCACCGTCGCCGTTTGGGACGACACCACACAGCAGTGGCTGGGTGGTCCGATTCCGACGGTCGATGCGAGTTCTCTGGCAGTGGCTATCAGCGATCAGGCATCAGCCATCAGCCAGATCGCGTTTCTCGTCGCTGACAGCACTCCGGCGGCTCCGCCAGTGGCCATCCAAGGCCAGCCGCTCCAGGGCGTCGATTCGTCGCAGGTCAACGCCGATAGCGGCACGATAGTCGCCGATCCGCCGGTGATCGTGGCGGGCACCAACGGCCACGCGATCGTGCTGACGCAGGTGCACAGCGCGGCGCAGCTGCCGAGCGGCACGCTGCTCGAAGCCGCGTTGCGCGAGCGCTACGACCTGCGCGATGGCAGCCGAGTGCTCGGCACTAGCTCACGCCAAGACCTGTCCGGCTATCAAATTTCGCCGATGGCCGATCGCCGATCGCCTATGGCCGGAACACTCGGAGCATACTTCCAACTCACTCCCAGCCGCGACTTCGCGTTGAGTAAGCTGCGCGATGGCCGTGTCGACATCGAGATCGGGCTGCCGCAGTCGGGCAACGGCGCGAATCTCATCGACCCGAACGGCGGTGAGGTGAGCGGTCCCGGCGGTGTGCGCCTTGTGATCCCGCCCAACGCGGTGAACGGGCCGACCGCGATCACACTGAGTCCGGTGGCACCGGCATCCCTGCCGGTGAACGTCGGCTGTATCTCTGGTGGCGCCGGCGTCCGGGCGTGCGATCCGCCGATCGGCGCCTTCCAACTCGATGTCAGCGGTACACTCGATCCGCTCGCCGCGTATCAACTCAGCTTCGGCACGTCCCTGACCGACGGCCAACGTTTCGCGCTCGGGCGCTTAGCCACAAGCGATCAGCGATCTGCGCTTATCTTCGCCGCGCTCGCGCACAGCGAGAATGGTCTCATCGTGCTCGACGCGTGTCCGCCAGGATTGAGTGCCTGCCTCGACGGTCTGACCGGTAGCGGCACCTACGCGGTCTTCGCGCTGCCCACAGACATCGCGCTGGTCACCGGCACTGTGGCTGACGCGACGGGGCCGCGCGGCGGTGTTGCGGTTCAAGCGTATCCGAACTGCCCTCTGCCTACCGCCGACTGTCCACCGTTCCCGGTGATCAGTATCACCGATATGAGCGGCCGCTACGCATTGCCGGTTCTCGTCGGCGTGACGAGCACGATCACGGTTCGCGATCACGAACACGATCTCTCCGGTTCCGTCTCCGCCACGCCGATCCCCGATCCCCAGTCCCCGATCCCCGTCCTCTCCGCCGACATCGAACTCATCGCCACTGGTCCCGAAGTCATTGCCATCGATCCGCCGAACCACGCCAGCAACGTCCGCCTCGGCGCCACGATCACGGTGAGATTCTCGAAGCCGGTCGATGCGGCGACGTTGACTGCCGACAGTGTCCAGCTCCTCTCCGTCGAATCACGAGTCACCAACACGAGTCACGTGCGTCTCTCATTGAGCACTGACGGCACCCAGTTGCTGATCACGCCCACCGATCTGCTGGCACCGAACACGCTGTATCGCCTCCAACTCAGCACCGCGATCACCGATCTCCATGGCGCTCCCCTAACAGCGAACAACCTAACAACGAACAACCTGGTCTTCGACTTCACCACTGCCGCCGTCTTCCGCGCCGACGCCTTGCCGCCGAACACGCTGCGCGTGTCGCTACCGGCGGACGATCAAGGCAACAACCTTAGCGTCGGGCAGACCGGAAGAGTCTTCGTCTGCGGCGGCGCGCAGCTCGCGTTGCCGGGCAGCGCGGTGACGATTCTCAACGACGCGACCGGCGAGACGTTCACGGCCGTCGCCACTGACCGTGACGGCTTCAGTGGTAGCGCCTTCTGCGACACGCTCTTCCCCGGTCGTTGCGACACGACGCAGCCCGGCACGTTCTGCGCGGTGTTCGATGCGGTCGTCGGCGACCGCATCAAGGTGCAAGTCGAAGACGTGCTGCGCAACACCGTCACGCTCGACGCCGGCAACATGCGTGACGAGCGCACCGGCGCGACGGCGATTGGTTCAGCCGGCGGTGTCGTCAGCTTCCCCGCCGATTTGCGCTACCAAGCGCTGATTCCCGACGGCGCGTTCGCCGACACCACCATCATCACGCTGACACCGATCGAAGCGAACCCAACCATCGCGAGAAAGCTCGCGCTCGACGATCCGAACCACCCCGAGTTCGCCGCGCTCACCAATCCCGACTTGGGGCAACACTTCCAGCTCCTCAGCGGCGTGCGGGTCGACCTCGATCCGCCCGACACCAAAGCGCAGCGCAACTACGATGTGTCGGTCCCGGCACCGGCCGATGCGACGGCCGACGATCAATACCTCGCCCTGCAGGTGATTAGCTTCCGCACCGATGCGACCGGTCGTCCACGCTATGAGCTGACCACGATCGACACCGCCAACTTCGACGCGACCAATCATCTCGTCGTCACCGATCCGGGTCTGTTCCAAGGGCTCACTATTGGCGGCACCTTCGGACTGATCCGCGCGAAGGAGTGCATCGCGTACCTCAAGGGCTGGACCGCCATTGAGGACTACGTCACGCCCGCGCTCGTGGCCGGCACCTTCGGCCAAGTTCTCATCGTCGTCCCCATCTTCATCAGCGAACCGGTGACCCACACGGTCCCGGTGCCGTGCAACACGCCGATCAACGGCCTTACGCTGTACGATGTGGCTGATCATGTTTTGGATGACGGCTGTGGCTGTTCCGCTGGACCGGCCCCGTCATCGCCGCCGCCGAACCAGCCTGGCGGCCAGTGCACACTGCCGGTGAATGGCGTCGGCTTCTCGAACTGCACCCTGAGCACAAGTCACGCCCCGCCCGTGCTACAGACCAGTACGGTGCAACCGAATGACGAGAACGTCGATCCGCTCACGTCGCCGCAAGTGACTTTCGGGCAACCGGTGCAGATTCCGGCCCCGCTGGTGCTCAAGGACGCCAACGGCAACCCGGTGCGCGGCCACGTCGAACCGTCGGCGCACAACACGACGCTCACCTTCGTGCCGGAGATTCGCCTGCACTACGACACGACGTACACGCTGGATCTGAGCGGCGTCCACAGCATGAGCGGCGATCCGTTGCCGACCACCACCATCACGTTCACGACCTTCAAGCCGGTCCGGCTGCACACCATTCCCGATATCGATGCCCGCGACATCGCCTGGCTCGATCCGACGACGCTACCCGGTGTGAGTCCGTGCACCGATCTCATCGCCGTTGCCGAAGGCGACGCGTACAAACTCGACTTCGAGCGCGGCGTCGCGATCTATGATGTGACCGATCTCTCGACGACACCGCCGCGCGTGGCCGAGGTGGCGACGTCGGGCCTGGATCGCGCGCTGAAGTTTACGGCGGGACCACCGGTCCAGCCGATCAACGTCGCGCAGGCCTATCCCGGCCCATTCCTCATGAGCGTCGACGGCGCTGGTGGCCGCTGCACGCAGAATCAGAACGGGCAAACAAACTGCCCGGACCGCTTCGGCGCGTGGCGGCTGTGGGATCTGTCGACGTTCCCGACGATCACGCCGGTGGCGACGCGTCTGCTCAATTTGTCGGATCAGGCGATGGACCGGCTGTCGGGGGTGGACTCGCCGCTCTCGCCGCCCACCGGGTACACGGATCTGTCGCACCTCTATGCGTGGGTGCCGAAGGAGGTCGGGCTGCCGGTGGCCGTGGCGTCGTTCGGGACCGCGGCGGTGTACGTGGCCAACGAGCCGTTCATCGGGCTCCAACTCCTTGTCCCCAGCGAGATGGACGCGCGCCCGCTTACGGACGTGCAAGTACGTGGCACATTCCATGGAACGGCGGACCCGAACGTCTCGGTGCCGATTCGCGCGGTGGATACGCTGAGCGATCCGGACACGACGAAGTCACTCGTCGTGGCGGTGGAGCAAGACGGCTCCGCGGACAAACTGGTCCTGCTCGATCCCGGGCTCGACACGAGCAAGACCTTCGACGACATGGCGCTGCCGCCCGGTGGGCATCCGCTGGCGGTGCGGGCGTTAAAGCACTGGCCGACGCGGCTCGATCCCACCCAGGCGATGACAGTAGCGCGAGATCTCGCGGTGGTGCCTTGTGAAGCGTCGTCGCTGTGCGTGATCCCGGTGAATGCCGCGAACACGCCGCAAGTCGGCCCGCCGCTTCCCGCCGGCTTCGACAACACCGGCGCGACGCTCGCGCCGGGACTCACCTCCGGCATCGGCAAGATCAAGACGCCGGGCACGCCGCGCGGCATAGCTGAAGACCCGGCCACGCAACTCCTCTTCGTTGCCGACGGCACGACAGGTCTGGCGATCATCGACCTGTCCGTACCCGGCGGCAGTCGAGACGATGACAATGACGGCATCGACGACCGCGTACTCGGCAGAGTGAATCTTGGCGGCGCGCGGGCCACGGCGGTGGTGGTCTATCGCGACCGGGCGGGCGGGATGGTCGCCGCGGTGGCGACCGGCGCGGGAGGAGTGCATTTCGTGCAGGTATCGCCAACGGACCATGTCATCTTGTCGTCTGCTGTGACGCCCTGTTCGCCGGGCGCGACGAACTGTCCCAATGGGCAGAGCCATCAGGCGTCGCGCGCGCACCGATCGTTGGCTGGGAGCAACGGTAGCACCTCTGCAAATGACATCGCCGCGTGCTCGACGTTCACGATGATTGACGCGCAGTATCGATCGTATCGAGACAAGTTCACCGCGGCGATGCAACCCGGAGGCAGCGTCCCGAACGATCTGGTCACGACACTGATCAATGATGTCCCAAGGCTGGGTGATGCGACCCGCGCGATGGATGGCGCCGTCGCCGATGGGCTGAGTCGACTCGTCCTGCGACAGGAGCTGCCGGGCGATTCCAATGTGAAGCACGTCAAGTTCACGCTGAGCGCCACGACTCAGCTCTATTCGAATCATCACGACAAGCACTCGCCCTTCGGCTCGCTATCGATTGACGGCTTCCCGAGTTCGGCGACTACGGTGCTCACCGTCGACACGCAGCCTGGACCCCCACCGACCAACCGGCTCGTCGCGGTTGCGGTCTACACTCCGCCGACGTTGCTTCCGTTTACACCTGGAGCGTCGCAACCAGCGACTGTCGATCTGAAGCTCACAGCTGAAGCGGACGGTATCGAGGTATCGAGCACGACTCTGCGACTGGTCCGCCCGCCGCTCTTGGTGCTGCACGGGTTGTTTTCGAGTGCCGCGGCGATTCAAGGGACGACCCTGCCGCAAACGTTGGGCGATAACGGGATCTTGTTTGTCCTTCCGGACTACTCGAATCGCCATATCTCGGGAGTCGATGCCGTCTTCAATGTTTTGCCAACGGCGGTGGCTGATCTAGCTGCGAAGTTTCGAGCGGGTCACGGCGATCAAGCGCTGGCCAAGGGCAGCAATTCTCAAGGACGGAAGGCAGTAACCGACGAGAAGATCGCGATGACGAAGCCCGACCTCTTGGCGCACAGTCTTGGCGGAGTGCTGGCTCGATGGTACACGACGGACACGATTGCGGGTCCACCGCCGGGACCAGGCGTCACCGCACCAGCACCGCTCGCCCGAGCGATCCATTACCCTGCAAACTCGTCCATCAATCCCGACGGTACCGTCCCAGCGCTACCGCCGATGTTGCCGACCGGGGAAGGCGGGTACGGTTCGATCACGTTGAGGCGTGATGACGAGAAGACGCGGTATCAGCGGCCCGACAACTTTTGGCAGGGCGATTTCGGGCGGGTGGTAACCATCGGGTCACCGTTACGCGGCAGTCCGTTTGCGAACGGCGTCACTCACTATGTGTGCAGCCCAGACGTACGAGAACTGTGCTTCGCGCATCTACCGACCTTTCATCCCGAACGGCTCTACGTTTACAATCGAGCGACATCGGACGCCCGCCAGCGCGGCGATGCGGGCGCCGCCATCTACGACCTGGCGACGGGAAGCACCACCTATTCTCGGTTCTCCGCTGACAGCGATCCCGTGAGAGTGCATGCGATCGCTACAACGGCGCCATCAGCGAGTTCCGTCGGGAACTTCCTCGTCGGTAGCGCGAACTTCTGTCCCGGCTTCGACAATACGACTAGCGACGGCGTTGTGGCGCTGCAAAGCCAGATCGCGAATCTGGGCTCCAATCACTACTCACCATTTCCGTTGGCGGCGGAGCACACAGGGCAGCCGGACAATAAGAAAGTGCACGCCCGAGCCGTGGATGTGTTAGTCGACACGCCACCGAGTCAAGGACCGAACCCGGATCCGCTGACGTACTATTTCGAAGACAAGTTTCCCGGAGATGGTTGCTTCCCACTCCAGTGCGGAACAGGAGTCGCTGCATGTCAGCCACACTAG